From a region of the uncultured Desulfatiglans sp. genome:
- the dprA gene encoding DNA protecting protein DprA — MQTWSDERCYWLGLYLIPGLGNRTFKRLIDTFGDPRGVFNADPKNLLRVVGIRQEAVRSIARREPAVDPVRELEAAERCGVRILTYGDRDYPHELREIHAPPMVLYVRGRVPPQNGTPVAVVGSRNATHYGLNVAERLGRGLGRGGVAVVSGMARGIDTAAHWGCLGAGGYTVAVLGTGVDQVYPRSNGRLMARILETGTVLSEFPMGTLPEPRNFPIRNRLISGLSRGVVVVEATRKSGSLITAAQALEQGREVFAVPGSVDSIKSAGTHFLLKQGARLVEGTEDILEELAIRPRVEPGVGKPAASPEAPDGVEGMVFRALDVYPLHIDEVVRKTCLPAGDVLGALMTLELKGLVRALPGRSYVRSA, encoded by the coding sequence ATGCAAACCTGGTCTGACGAACGGTGTTACTGGCTGGGGCTTTACTTGATACCCGGCCTGGGGAACAGGACCTTCAAACGCCTGATCGATACGTTCGGAGACCCTCGCGGGGTCTTCAATGCGGATCCGAAGAATCTCCTCAGGGTGGTGGGGATCAGGCAGGAGGCGGTCCGGTCGATCGCGCGCCGCGAGCCCGCGGTGGATCCCGTCAGGGAGTTGGAGGCCGCGGAGCGTTGCGGGGTCCGCATCCTGACCTACGGGGATCGGGATTATCCGCACGAACTACGGGAGATCCACGCACCGCCCATGGTGCTCTATGTCAGGGGGCGCGTGCCGCCTCAGAATGGGACGCCGGTGGCGGTGGTCGGCTCGCGCAACGCCACCCACTACGGGTTGAATGTGGCCGAACGGCTCGGCAGGGGCCTCGGCCGGGGCGGCGTGGCGGTGGTCAGCGGCATGGCTCGCGGGATCGATACCGCAGCGCACTGGGGCTGCCTCGGTGCGGGGGGGTACACCGTCGCGGTCTTGGGCACCGGGGTCGATCAGGTCTACCCCCGGTCGAACGGCCGGCTCATGGCGCGGATCCTCGAGACCGGGACGGTCCTGAGCGAATTCCCCATGGGTACGCTGCCGGAGCCCCGCAACTTCCCGATCCGCAACCGCCTGATCAGCGGTTTGAGCCGGGGGGTGGTCGTGGTGGAGGCCACCCGCAAAAGCGGATCCCTCATCACCGCCGCCCAGGCACTCGAACAGGGACGGGAAGTCTTTGCCGTGCCCGGGAGCGTCGATTCCATCAAAAGTGCGGGCACGCACTTTTTGCTGAAGCAGGGGGCGAGGCTCGTCGAGGGTACGGAAGACATCCTCGAGGAATTGGCGATTCGGCCGCGCGTGGAGCCGGGCGTCGGGAAGCCGGCTGCTTCGCCCGAGGCCCCGGATGGGGTGGAGGGGATGGTCTTTCGAGCCCTGGATGTCTACCCGCTGCATATCGACGAGGTCGTCCGCAAGACCTGCCTGCCTGCGGGGGATGTCCTCGGGGCGTTGATGACCCTGGAACTGAAGGGCCTCGTGAGGGCCTTGCCCGGCAGATCGTATGTCCGGTCCGCTTGA